From Microtus pennsylvanicus isolate mMicPen1 chromosome 10, mMicPen1.hap1, whole genome shotgun sequence, one genomic window encodes:
- the Tnnt2 gene encoding troponin T, cardiac muscle codes for MPNLVPPKIPDGERVDFDDIHRKRMEKDLNELQTLIEAHFENRKKEEEELISLKDRIEKRRAERAEQQRIRNEREKERQNRLAEERARREEEENRRKAEDEARKKKALSNMMHFGGYIQKTERKSGKRQTEREKKKKILAERRKVLAIDHLNEDQLREKAKELWQSIHNLEAEKFDLQEKFKQQKYEINVLRNRINDNQKVSKTRGKAKVTGRWK; via the exons ATGCCAAACTTGGTGCCACCCAAGATCCCCGACGGAGAGAGAGTGGACTTTGAT GACATCCACAGGAAACGCATGGAGAAGGACCTAAACGAGCTGCAGACGCTGATCGAGGCTCACTTCGAGaacagaaagaaggaggaggaggagctaatCTCTCTCAAAGACAGGATC GAAAAGCGACGGGCAGAGCGGGCTGAACAGCAGCGCATTCGTAATGAACGGGAGAAGGAACGGCAGAACCGCCTGGCT GAAGAGAGGGCCCGgcgtgaggaggaggagaacaggaGGAAGGCCGAGGATGAGGCCCGGAAGAAGAAAGCTCTGTCTAACATGATGCATTTTGGAGGGTACATCCAGAAG ACAGAGCGCAAGAGTGGGAAGAGGCAGACTGAgcgagagaagaagaagaagatcctGGCTGAGAGGAGGAAGGTGTTGGCCATTGACCACCTGAATGAAGACCAGCTGAG AGAGAAGGCCAAAGAGCTATGGCAGAGCATTCACAACCTGGAGGCGGAGAAGTTCGACCTGCAGGAGAAATTCAAGCAGCAGAAATATGAA ATCAATGTTCTGCGAAACAGGATCAATGACAACCAGAAAGT CTCCAAAACTCGTGGGAAGGCCAAAGTCACCGGGCGCTGGAAGTAG